Proteins encoded by one window of Rutidosis leptorrhynchoides isolate AG116_Rl617_1_P2 chromosome 7, CSIRO_AGI_Rlap_v1, whole genome shotgun sequence:
- the LOC139858502 gene encoding xylose isomerase-like codes for MVIFDEKVTHYLGGENYVFLGVREGYQTLLSTDMERELDHMARFFKADVAYKRNIGFTGTLRIEPKPEEPTKHQYDWDAATADNFLQKYGLIGLTF; via the exons ATGGTCATCTTTGATGAGAAG GTTACACATTATCTCGGGGGTGAAAATTATGTCTTTTTGGGTGTTCGTGAAGGTTATCAGACTCTTTTGAGCACTGATATGGAAAGAGAGCTCGATCATATG GCACGATTTTTTAAAGCTGATGTAGCTTATAAAAGGAATATTGGATTTACAG GAACGCTTCGTATTGAGCCTAAGCCTGAAGAACCCACGAAGCATCAGTATGATTGGGATGCTGCCACAGCAGATAATTTCTTACAAAAGTATGGGCTTATAG GTTTGACTTTTTAG